One Candidatus Obscuribacterales bacterium DNA segment encodes these proteins:
- a CDS encoding pitrilysin family protein codes for MTFTLTGSDSITGLTAPTVHRLSNGLTIVAEQMPVEATNLSLWLGAGSAVESDDINGIAHYLEHMIFKGTRQLPTGLFERTVEQCGGATNAATSQDYTHYYITAAPDDFATLAPLQIEMVLNAAIPDDAFERERSVILEEIRRSHDNPRRRSFYRSMEAAFQHLPYRRPVLGREEVVRSLTAQQMREFHHTWYRPQSITAVAVGNLPVEDLVSIVSDGFDAALSERSLQDRPLEIEPSLTRPSYLAAEQPFETIQRYDYEDPTLQQARLSLMWRVPGMDEVHHTYALDAIAYILGQGRTARLVRDLREERKWVTSVSATNMTYARQGIFQITVQLPAAAIPEVEQAIANHLQSLQTDVIQDEELERVRTLVANQYIFGNETPSNRAGLYGYYHTLVGDLTPALNYPARIRALDAIDLQRAAQQYLSPQACGIVVSKPAS; via the coding sequence ATGACGTTTACGCTAACTGGGTCAGATTCGATTACTGGCTTGACTGCTCCAACGGTTCATCGGTTATCCAACGGGTTAACCATTGTGGCAGAGCAAATGCCCGTTGAGGCCACCAATCTCAGTCTTTGGCTAGGAGCCGGGTCAGCCGTTGAGTCCGATGACATCAATGGCATCGCCCACTACCTAGAACATATGATTTTCAAAGGCACGCGGCAACTGCCGACCGGGCTCTTTGAGCGCACCGTTGAACAGTGTGGAGGGGCCACCAACGCCGCCACCAGTCAAGACTATACCCACTACTACATCACCGCCGCCCCCGACGATTTTGCCACCCTAGCTCCCCTGCAAATCGAGATGGTGCTGAATGCTGCCATTCCCGATGATGCCTTTGAGCGAGAGCGATCGGTCATTCTCGAAGAAATTCGTCGATCCCACGATAATCCTCGCCGCCGTAGCTTCTACCGATCCATGGAAGCTGCGTTTCAGCACTTACCCTATCGCCGTCCGGTCTTAGGGCGCGAAGAGGTCGTCCGATCGCTCACGGCGCAGCAGATGCGCGAGTTCCATCACACCTGGTATCGCCCCCAGTCCATCACGGCTGTGGCTGTGGGTAACCTGCCGGTGGAAGACTTGGTGAGCATTGTGTCCGATGGGTTTGATGCCGCTTTATCAGAGCGATCGCTCCAGGATCGTCCCCTGGAGATCGAACCATCCCTGACTCGGCCGTCCTACCTAGCCGCCGAGCAACCCTTTGAAACTATTCAGCGCTACGACTACGAAGATCCCACGCTGCAGCAGGCCCGGTTAAGCCTGATGTGGCGGGTGCCCGGTATGGATGAGGTGCATCACACCTATGCGTTGGATGCGATCGCCTATATCCTGGGTCAGGGGCGGACAGCGCGACTGGTGCGCGATCTACGGGAAGAACGGAAATGGGTGACCAGCGTATCCGCCACCAATATGACCTATGCGCGGCAAGGCATCTTTCAAATCACCGTGCAGTTGCCGGCAGCAGCCATTCCTGAGGTTGAACAAGCGATCGCCAACCACCTGCAATCGCTCCAGACAGATGTTATTCAAGACGAAGAGCTAGAGCGGGTGCGCACTCTGGTTGCCAATCAATACATTTTTGGTAACGAGACCCCTAGCAATCGTGCTGGACTCTACGGCTATTACCACACCCTTGTGGGTGACCTTACCCCAGCGCTGAACTACCCGGCCCGCATCCGCGCCCTGGATGCCATCGATCTGCAGCGTGCTGCGCAGCAGTATCTCTCACCGCAGGCCTGCGGCATTGTTGTTTCCAAGCCAGCCTCCTAG
- a CDS encoding DegT/DnrJ/EryC1/StrS family aminotransferase — MNYIPPLDLTQQYQTLEPDIRQAVTDILASGRYINGPVVQTFEQQFADYVGTADCIGCNSGTDALLLALRAYDIGPGDEVITTPFTFIATAEMISAVGATPVFVDIDAQTYNLDLNQVEAAITDRTKAIMPVHLFGQPVDMTRLMAIAQAHNLIVIEDCAQATGATWQGQKVGSFGHVGCFSFYPTKNLGACGDGGAVTTSDAAIAEKIRLLRNHGQPQTYRHTVVGINSRLDAIQAAILTIKLRYLDGWNAQRQAIADRYYSALSKMDGVDPPRAIAGGQAVWHQYTLRLTAETATPDLRQAIRQQLQAQGIGSMIYYPIPLHQQPVYAELGYPAGQLPVVEQVAQQVLSLPMFPELTPAQQDHVVSGVRSALAGAVAQVLKTPA, encoded by the coding sequence GTGAACTATATTCCACCGTTAGATTTAACGCAGCAATATCAAACTTTGGAGCCCGACATCCGCCAAGCGGTGACGGACATTCTCGCCTCTGGGCGGTATATCAATGGCCCTGTGGTGCAAACCTTTGAGCAGCAGTTTGCCGATTATGTCGGTACGGCGGATTGCATTGGCTGCAATTCCGGCACCGATGCCCTACTGTTGGCGCTGCGGGCCTACGATATTGGCCCCGGCGACGAGGTGATCACGACGCCCTTTACCTTCATTGCCACGGCGGAGATGATCAGCGCGGTAGGGGCGACCCCTGTGTTTGTGGATATTGATGCCCAAACCTATAATCTAGATCTCAATCAGGTGGAAGCCGCCATCACCGATCGCACCAAGGCCATCATGCCCGTGCATCTGTTTGGGCAGCCGGTGGATATGACTCGGCTGATGGCGATCGCCCAAGCCCATAATCTGATCGTCATTGAAGACTGTGCCCAGGCGACGGGAGCAACCTGGCAGGGGCAGAAGGTGGGTAGTTTTGGCCATGTCGGCTGTTTTAGCTTCTACCCCACCAAAAATCTGGGAGCCTGCGGCGATGGCGGAGCGGTGACCACGTCTGATGCGGCGATCGCTGAAAAAATCCGCCTCCTGCGCAACCATGGACAACCCCAAACCTATCGCCATACGGTCGTTGGGATCAATAGCCGCCTAGATGCCATCCAAGCTGCTATTTTGACCATCAAACTGCGCTATCTGGATGGCTGGAATGCTCAACGGCAGGCGATCGCTGACCGTTACTACAGCGCCCTGTCGAAGATGGACGGCGTAGATCCTCCGAGGGCGATCGCCGGTGGGCAGGCCGTTTGGCATCAATACACCCTGCGGCTCACGGCCGAGACGGCTACCCCTGACCTGCGCCAAGCGATCCGCCAGCAGTTGCAAGCCCAAGGCATTGGTTCGATGATTTACTACCCTATCCCGCTGCACCAACAGCCGGTGTATGCAGAGTTGGGCTATCCAGCGGGACAGTTGCCCGTGGTCGAACAGGTGGCCCAACAGGTGCTATCGTTACCCATGTTCCCTGAACTCACCCCAGCCCAGCAAGATCACGTGGTCAGCGGCGTGCGATCGGCCTTGGCCGGTGCAGTCGCCCAGGTTCTCAAGACGCCTGCCTAG
- the trpD gene encoding anthranilate phosphoribosyltransferase, giving the protein MSAVSSSTAVDWSSCLSQLLDRQSLNRQQAAELMQGWLEDAIPPVLSGAILAAIQAKGVSATELAGMAQVLQSQSMGEQFTLDALPTPRIDTCGTGGDGASTFNISTCVAFVAAAAGVAVVKHGNRAASSKVGSADVLDALGIHLGADLHRVQEAVQEVGITFLFAPGWHPAMKAVVPIRKTLKVRTVFNLLGPLVNPLKPTGQVLGVFDSALVPVMAEALNQLGMEQAIVLHGREKLDEAGLADVTDLAVVSQGRVETLTLNPQDLGLTAASTEALKGGELSENVEILSAVLQGKGTAAQMDVVALNAALALQVGGAIAAETPQAAYRQGIDHARAILESGAAWEKLQELVEFLKG; this is encoded by the coding sequence ATGAGTGCCGTTTCTTCCTCAACCGCTGTTGACTGGTCATCTTGTTTATCCCAACTCCTCGATCGCCAATCCCTCAATCGCCAGCAGGCGGCGGAGTTGATGCAGGGATGGCTGGAAGATGCCATTCCGCCGGTGTTGTCGGGGGCCATTCTGGCAGCCATTCAAGCCAAGGGTGTTTCCGCCACCGAGCTGGCGGGCATGGCCCAGGTGCTGCAATCCCAGTCCATGGGAGAGCAGTTCACCCTCGATGCTCTGCCAACGCCTCGCATTGATACCTGCGGCACCGGGGGCGATGGCGCATCGACGTTTAATATTTCCACCTGCGTGGCCTTTGTGGCAGCGGCAGCGGGCGTTGCTGTGGTCAAGCATGGTAACCGGGCTGCGTCGAGCAAGGTGGGCTCAGCCGATGTGCTGGATGCCTTGGGGATTCATTTGGGTGCCGATTTGCATCGAGTGCAGGAGGCAGTGCAAGAGGTCGGCATTACCTTTCTGTTTGCTCCGGGCTGGCATCCAGCGATGAAGGCAGTAGTACCGATTCGCAAGACCCTGAAGGTGCGAACGGTCTTTAACCTGCTGGGCCCCTTGGTCAATCCCCTCAAGCCTACGGGACAGGTGCTAGGGGTGTTTGACTCGGCCTTGGTGCCGGTGATGGCGGAGGCGTTGAATCAACTGGGCATGGAGCAGGCGATTGTCCTGCACGGTCGGGAAAAGCTCGATGAAGCTGGTCTAGCCGATGTCACCGATCTAGCAGTCGTCAGCCAAGGACGGGTGGAAACCCTGACCCTCAATCCCCAAGACTTGGGTCTGACGGCAGCATCGACGGAGGCTCTGAAGGGGGGAGAACTCTCGGAGAACGTGGAGATTCTCTCGGCAGTCCTCCAGGGCAAAGGCACGGCGGCCCAAATGGATGTGGTGGCGCTGAATGCGGCCTTGGCGTTGCAGGTAGGGGGAGCGATCGCTGCTGAGACGCCCCAAGCTGCCTACCGTCAAGGTATTGACCATGCGCGGGCCATTTTGGAAAGCGGTGCTGCCTGGGAGAAACTGCAGGAACTCGTGGAGTTTCTCAAGGGCTAG
- a CDS encoding fructosamine kinase family protein produces MWTDIATHISQTTDSPFQVKHHRPVGGGCINQAYALDGGDRAFFVKLNQASQIGMFEAEALGLKQIYQSQTIRVPRPICWGITDSRSYLVLEWLNFGYGTHQSWDDMGRNLAAMHRVSSDRGFGWDQSNTIGATPQPNPWTQSWLDFFLEHRMAHQFRLAARRGGHFPQQAALMAAIPDLLAGHHPQPSLVHGDLWSGNASVTVDGEPVILDPATYFGDREVDIAMTELFGRFPNEFYSAYQAAYPLDPGYDRRKPLYNLYHVINHFNLFGGGYESQANSMIASLLR; encoded by the coding sequence ATGTGGACTGATATTGCCACCCACATTAGTCAAACTACCGATAGCCCCTTTCAGGTCAAGCACCACCGTCCTGTCGGCGGGGGCTGCATCAACCAGGCCTATGCCCTCGACGGGGGCGATCGCGCCTTTTTTGTGAAGCTCAACCAGGCTAGCCAAATCGGCATGTTTGAGGCCGAGGCCTTGGGGCTCAAGCAAATCTACCAGTCCCAAACTATCCGCGTTCCACGGCCCATTTGCTGGGGAATTACCGATAGCCGGTCTTACCTGGTGCTGGAGTGGCTGAATTTTGGCTATGGCACCCATCAATCCTGGGACGATATGGGGCGGAATCTAGCGGCAATGCATCGTGTGAGCAGCGATCGCGGCTTTGGCTGGGATCAATCCAACACCATTGGCGCAACTCCCCAGCCCAATCCCTGGACCCAGAGCTGGCTCGACTTTTTCCTTGAGCATCGCATGGCGCACCAGTTCCGCCTAGCCGCCCGCCGAGGGGGCCATTTTCCTCAGCAGGCCGCACTCATGGCCGCCATTCCCGACCTACTAGCAGGCCATCATCCCCAACCCTCCCTCGTCCACGGCGATCTTTGGTCAGGGAATGCCTCGGTCACCGTAGACGGTGAACCCGTGATCCTCGATCCAGCCACCTACTTTGGCGATCGCGAAGTGGACATTGCCATGACGGAACTCTTCGGTCGCTTTCCTAACGAATTTTATAGCGCCTACCAGGCCGCCTATCCCCTCGACCCCGGCTACGATCGCCGCAAACCCTTGTATAACCTGTATCACGTCATCAACCACTTCAACCTCTTTGGTGGTGGTTATGAGTCGCAAGCCAACAGCATGATTGCTTCTCTACTACGATAG